One Oryza brachyantha chromosome 3, ObraRS2, whole genome shotgun sequence DNA segment encodes these proteins:
- the LOC102699481 gene encoding peroxidase 2-like, with the protein MAFAAMTVKLAVAVTCALVLASACHGLELGYYKKSCPRVEAIVRDQVKKFVYKDAGVGAGLIRLVFHDCFVEGCDASVLLDPTPANPKPEKLSPPNFPSLRGFDVIDAAKDAVERVCPGVVSCADIVAFAARDAAYFLSRMRVKINVPGGRLDGRRSLDSDALNNLPPPFFNVNQLIGAFAAKGLDAEDMVVLSGAHTVGRSHCSSFVSDRLAAPSDINGGFANFLKQRCPAGSDPTVNQDVVTPNAFDNQYYKNVLSHKVLFTSDAALLTSPATAKMVSDNANIPGWWEDKFAKAFVKMASIGVKTGYQGEIRRHCRVVN; encoded by the exons ATGGCGTTTGCCGCCATGACGGTGAAGCTCGCGGTGGCGGTGACATGCGCGCTGGTGCTCGCGTCGGCGTGCCATGGCCTGGAGCTGGGCTACTACAAGAAATCGTGCCCTCGCGTGGAGGCCATCGTCAGGGACCAGGTCAAGAAGTTCGTCTACAaggacgccggcgtcggcgccggcctcATCCGCCTCGTCTTCCACGACTGCTTCGTCGAG GGATGTGATGCATCGGTGCTCCTGGACCCAACTCCGGCGAACCCCAAGCCAGAGAAGCTCAGCCCGCCCAACTTCCCCAGCCTCCGTGGCTTCGACGTCATCGACGCTGCCAAGGACGCCGTCGAGAGGGTCTGCCCCGGCGTGGTCTCGTGCGCTGAcatcgtcgccttcgccgcccgcGACGCCGCCTACTTCCTCAGCAGGATGAGGGTCAAGATCAACGTGCCAGGTGGGCGCCTCGACGGCCGCCGCTCCCTCGACTCCGACGCCCTCAACAACCTGCCACCGCCGTTCTTCAACGTGAACCAGCTCATCGGAGCCTTCGCCGCCAAGGGCCTCGACGCCGAGGACATGGTGGTGCTCTCCGGCGCCCACACCGTCGGCCGCTCCCACTGCTCCTCCTTCGTCTCcgaccgcctcgccgcccccTCCGACATCAACGGCGGCTTCGCCAACTTCCTCAAGCAAAGGTGCCCGGCCGGCAGCGACCCGACCGTGAACCAGGACGTGGTCACCCCCAACGCGTTCGACAACCAGTACTACAAGAACGTGCTGTCGCACAAGGTGCTGTTCACGTCGGACGCGGCGCTGctgacctcgccggcgacggcgaagatgGTGTCGGACAACGCCAACATCCCCGGGTGGTGGGAGGACAAGTTCGCCAAGGCGTTCGTCAAGATGGCGTCCATCGGTGTCAAGACCGGATACCAGGGCGAGATCAGGAGGCACTGCAGGGTTGTCAACTAG